A single genomic interval of Arthrobacter methylotrophus harbors:
- a CDS encoding GDP-L-fucose synthase — translation MSESVSYTPGRLDRNSRFYVAGHRGLVGSAIWRNLENEGFAQLVGKSSTELDLKDRNAVFEFFAKSKPRYVVLAAAKVGGILANNTYPVDFLSDNLRIQVNVLDAAREHGVERLLFLGSSCIYPKFAEQPIREDSLLTGHLEPTNDAYAIAKIAGIMQVQAVRRQYGLPWISAMPTNLYGPGDNFSPEGSHVLPALIRRYDEAAKSGTPVVTNWGTGSPRREFLHVDDMAAACFHLLENYDGPEQVNVGTGADVTIKELAEIVADAVGFSGTIEWDTSKPDGTPRKLLDVSKLSRAGWSASIDLKEGIKATVDWYRANMPEIRN, via the coding sequence ATGTCTGAGTCCGTCTCATACACGCCTGGCAGACTCGACCGCAACTCAAGGTTTTATGTAGCCGGACACCGTGGCTTGGTGGGCTCCGCAATTTGGCGCAACTTGGAAAACGAAGGCTTCGCCCAGCTTGTGGGCAAGTCTTCCACCGAACTGGATCTTAAGGACCGGAATGCGGTCTTCGAGTTCTTTGCCAAGAGCAAGCCCCGTTACGTGGTGCTGGCTGCCGCGAAGGTAGGCGGGATTCTTGCAAATAACACGTATCCCGTGGACTTCCTCAGCGACAATCTGCGGATCCAGGTGAATGTTCTCGACGCGGCTCGCGAGCACGGTGTCGAACGCCTCCTCTTCTTGGGGTCGTCCTGCATCTATCCAAAGTTCGCAGAGCAACCAATCCGTGAGGATTCGCTGCTCACAGGCCACCTTGAACCCACCAATGATGCCTACGCAATCGCGAAAATCGCAGGCATCATGCAGGTACAGGCAGTCCGCCGGCAATACGGGCTCCCGTGGATATCGGCCATGCCCACCAACCTCTATGGACCCGGCGACAACTTTTCGCCCGAAGGTTCGCACGTATTGCCCGCCCTGATTCGTCGCTACGACGAAGCGGCTAAATCCGGGACTCCTGTAGTCACCAACTGGGGCACCGGCTCACCGCGGCGGGAATTCCTTCACGTAGACGACATGGCTGCGGCCTGCTTCCATCTACTGGAGAACTACGACGGTCCTGAACAAGTAAATGTCGGCACCGGGGCAGATGTAACCATCAAGGAACTGGCCGAGATAGTAGCAGACGCTGTCGGTTTCTCAGGCACTATCGAATGGGACACTTCCAAGCCGGATGGCACGCCACGAAAACTGCTGGATGTTTCCAAGCTTTCAAGAGCCGGGTGGTCTGCTTCCATTGACTTGAAAGAAGGAATCAAGGCCACGGTTGACTGGTACCGGGCGAATATGCCTGAGATCCGTAACTAA
- the gmd gene encoding GDP-mannose 4,6-dehydratase: MTKRAFITGITGQDGSYLAELLLSKGYEVHGLIRRASTFNTSRIDHLYVDPHEPNAKLLLHYGDLSDGARLVTLLAEIQPDEVYNLGAQSHVRVSFDEPEHTGDTTGVGSIRLLEAVRMSGIATKYYQASSSEMFGATPPPQNEDTPFYPRSPYGAAKVYSYWVTKNYREAYGMFAVNGILFNHESPRRGETFVTRKITRAVAAIKAGKQDLLYMGNLDAVRDWGYAAEYVEGMWRMLQADEPEDFVLATGGNYTVRDFLEISFEHAGLNWEDHVRFDERYLRPTEVDALVGDASKAQEKLGWKATVHTPELARIMVDADIEALKHAGNHWIDGVDLDSWKN, from the coding sequence ATGACCAAGCGCGCGTTCATCACCGGCATCACCGGGCAGGACGGCTCTTACCTAGCAGAACTCTTACTGAGTAAGGGCTATGAGGTTCATGGACTTATCCGCCGGGCATCGACGTTCAATACTTCAAGGATCGACCACCTCTACGTCGATCCCCACGAACCCAACGCAAAGCTCTTGCTCCACTACGGCGACTTGAGCGATGGCGCGAGACTCGTCACGTTGCTAGCGGAAATCCAGCCGGACGAGGTTTACAACCTCGGGGCCCAGTCGCATGTTCGGGTCTCGTTCGACGAGCCCGAGCACACCGGCGACACGACCGGAGTTGGTTCCATCCGGCTCCTCGAGGCAGTTCGCATGTCGGGCATCGCGACAAAGTATTATCAGGCTTCTTCGTCCGAAATGTTCGGTGCTACTCCTCCCCCGCAAAACGAAGACACGCCGTTCTACCCACGCTCCCCTTACGGGGCCGCCAAGGTGTACAGCTACTGGGTCACGAAGAACTACCGCGAGGCCTACGGCATGTTCGCGGTGAACGGAATCTTGTTCAACCATGAATCCCCACGTCGTGGCGAGACATTCGTGACCCGCAAGATTACGCGCGCAGTTGCCGCCATCAAGGCCGGCAAACAAGATCTGCTCTATATGGGCAATCTAGACGCCGTGCGGGATTGGGGATACGCGGCCGAATACGTTGAAGGTATGTGGCGCATGCTTCAGGCCGATGAACCGGAGGACTTCGTCCTCGCAACTGGTGGTAACTACACCGTTCGGGACTTCCTGGAGATCTCGTTCGAGCATGCAGGACTGAACTGGGAAGACCACGTGCGGTTTGACGAGCGCTATCTGCGTCCTACGGAAGTTGACGCACTTGTAGGCGATGCCTCGAAGGCGCAGGAAAAACTCGGCTGGAAAGCAACCGTTCACACGCCGGAGCTTGCCCGAATCATGGTGGATGCTGACATAGAGGCCCTAAAGCACGCCGGCAACCACTGGATCGATGGCGTAGATCTCGATAGTTGGAAAAACTGA